The genomic interval CTGGATTCTTCTAAAAGGTTGATGGCTATTTTCCTTAAGAATCTTGAGCTTATTCTTGGTGAATGCATCAAGGACGGAATCAAAAAAGGTATTGTCAAAGATGTTCCTGTGGAAGAAAATGCCACAGTCGTCATGACAATTATTTTCGGTTTGACCAGACTTCATTTGTACTGGCCTGATCAAGGCGATGTACGTACAGAAGCTATTGCTTTCTGCCGTCGCAGTCTGCTTAAATAGATTTTATAAAAAGTTTTTTGCAGGGTCGTTCAGTAATGAACGGCCCTTTTTTTTGATCTGATTAGACCGTAAAAAACTTCAGTCGCAATGCATTGGTCACTACTGTTACTGAACTTAGCGACATTGCCGCGGCGGCGAACATGGGTGAAAGAGTCGGTCCACCGAAAATGTAGAGCAATCCTGCTGCAACAGGAATTCCGAGTACGTTGAAAGCAAAGGCCCAGAAAAGGTTCTGCTTGATATTTTTGACTGTAGCACGGCTGAGAGCTAAAGCTGTCAGAACCCCTGTGAGGTCTCCCTTCATCAGCACAATGTCGCCTGATTCAATGGCAACATCAATTCCTGTTCCCATGGCAATTCCAAGGTCCGCTGAGGCCAGCGCGGGCGCATCGTTGATGCCGTCACCAACCATTGCGACTTTTCTTCCTTGAGCTTTTTCTCTGTTAACAACTTCAGCTTTGCGGTCCGGCATTACCTGCGCGACCACTTCATCTATACCTGCGCTTTTTGCTATTGTTCTGGCAACTTTCTCGTTATCTCCGGTAAGCATAACTGTTTTTACGCCTAAGTCGTGAAGTTTTTTTATTGTTGCAGGAGCTTCTTTTTTAATTTTGTCAGCAATTGCCATAATTGCGGCAAGTTTTCCGTCTATGGCGATGTAAAGCGGACTTTGCCCGGCAGATTCGAAGCGAGAAGCTGCCTCTGTAGCATTTTTAGCGTCAAGTCCTGTTACAAAATTACGGCTCAGGTATTCTTTATTGCCGAGCAGCATTGAGTGTCCGCCTGTCTCTGTGGCAATACCGAGCCCTGCAACTCCAGTAAATGATGTTGTTTCAGGCAGAGATACTTCTTGCTTTTCCGCCGCGCGCAGGACTGCTTTTGCAAGGGGGTGTTCAGATTGCTGTTCTGCAGATGCCGCGAGGGACAGCAGTTCTTCTCCATTTTGTCCATCCGCTAGAAATGTATCAACTAACTCAGGCTGTCCGTAGGTCAGAGTGCCTGTTTTATCGAAGATCATGGTGTTTATTTTTCCGGCTGTTTCAAGAGCTTCACCCGATTTTACAAGTACGCCGAGCTGTGCGCCGCGTCCTGTTCCGACCATAATTGCAGTAGGCGTTGCAAGTCCCATGGCGCACGGGCAGGCAATAACCATCACGCTGATAAAAATACGCAAGGCAAACGAAAAAGGTTCGTCGCTGAAAACGTACCAGCTGAGACCGGAAAGAACGGCAATAGCCATTACCGAAGGCACAAAATAAAAACTTACGGTATCCGCAAGGCTGGAGATCGGAGCTTTTGACCCTTGAGCCTCCTGCACGAGTTTAATGATGCGTGAAAGAACAGTGTTTTCACCGACATTCTTGACCCGTACTTTCAGTGCTCCGCCGCCGGTGTTTACAGTGCCGCCTGCAACGGAGTCACCGACAGTTTTTGATACAGGCATGCTCTCACCTGTAAGCATGGACTCATCCAGTTCAGAACGGCCTTCGTACACAGTTCCGTCTGCGCCTACTCTGTCACCGGGGCGGATGAGAATATTATCGCCTGGGCCTATTTCTTCGATCGGAGTTGAAACCTGTTTATTGTTTTCAAGTAAAATGGCCATTGCCGGAGTCAGGTCCATTAATTTTTCAATAGCTTCTGAAGTGCGTGATTTGGCGCGCCCTTCTTGAAATTTTCCCAGTAAAATAAGTGTAATAATTGTTGCGGCGGATTCAAAATAAAGATCCATGGCCTTTACCATGGGATCAACACCGATTGCGATTTCAACAAGATTCCAGAAGGAATATACAAACGCCGCAGATGTTCCAACTGCAATCAGTGAATCCATGTTTGGAGCACCGCGCAGAATATTCGGGATACCGTGGATGTAAAAATCTTTACCGAACCAGATTACAGGCAAGGTCAAGAAAAGTTGGACGAGGGCAAATCCAAGCGGCGAATCGTGCGGATTTATAACAGATGGCAACCCCATGCCGACCATGTGGCCCATGGTTATGATGAGCAGGGGAATGGTGAATGCCAGAGCATAGATCAGCTTTTTTTTCATTAGAGCCAGTTTTGCCGCGTTATCTTCACGTCTGGCTTCAAAATTTTTATGTGCGTCCTGTGCGGATTCTATTTCTCCGGCTTCGAATCCGATATCCTTTATGGTTTGTCTTATATCTCTCAGCGAAATAATCGCGGAATTAAATTTTATAGTTGCAGTTTCACCGGGAAGACTGACTCCGGCTTTGATTACTCCGTCCGTATTATTTAAAACACGTTCAAGCCTCGATGAACAAGCCGAGCAGGTCATGCCGGATATTGGCAGAAGAATTTCTGTTCCTGCAATTTTTTCAGTAGCTTCAAATCCAGCATTTTCAACCATTTTAATGATTTCAGCGGTCGAAACAGCCTTTTTATCGAAATCTACGGCTAAGGATTCAGTAGCCAGATTGACGCTGGCATGCTTAACTCCTTCCACGTTATTGATGACCCTTTCGAGCCTTGATGAACATGCAGAACAGGTCATTCCTTTAATTTCAAAAAGTGTATTCATAGTATTTCCTGTAATATATATTGGCTGGGTACTGTTCAGGGATTGCATTGCCCTGTTACATTTTTTATAGCTATTTGCGAAACCAAGCGGCGCAAGATAATATCGAGAACAAGTCTACTAGAGATAAGTATAATTACCATTGTGATTGTTGCAAGTTCTTATGCCGTGGACTGAATCCTAAAATTTAAACAGTTTTGAATATAAAGTTCAATTTCTTTAAAGGCGGAGTAATATGCAAAAACAAAAAATTGTCCTTTCTGAAATAGATATGTCCCGCACTCTTGATAGACTCGCCTCCGAAGTTACTGAGCGTAGAGGTAGTAGTGAAAAGCTTGCGATTATAGGTATTCAGCGTCGCGGCGCAGATTTAGCCCAGAGACTTAAAGATCTGCTCGACAATCGACTTGGAAGAGAAATACCCTTGGGTAAGCTTGATATTAATCTTTATCGTGATGATTGGACAAATTTAAGCCGCCAGCCAAGTCTTAATCATACCGAAATACCTTTTGATATTGAAGGCTCGTCAATTATTCTTGTTGATGATGTCCTTTTCTCAGGAAGAACAATTCGCGCTGCTCTCGAAGCTGTTCTTGATTTCGGGAGGCCGCGCAGAGTTGAGCTGCTGGTACTCATTGACCGCGGACACCGTGAATTGCCTATCCGTGCTGATTATGTAGGTAAAGAAGTGCGGACAGGTGAAGATGAGCATGTAAATGTTCTGGTAAAAGAGCGTGATGATGAAGATAAAGTTGTGCTCATTCTGCCTGAATAATTAATTAAAAATTGTACTAAAACCGGAAGGTTCGTTTTCATATGAGTGATAGGGAATTAGTCTTTTCAGATGAGTGCGCCGTCAGCCTTATAGGAATGGCAGGAGCAGGAAAATCAACTATTGCCCCGCTTCTTGCCGCCCGATTAGATTGGGAATTTATTGATACTGATCTGGTCGTGGAATCTTTTTATGGAAGGCCGCTTCAGGAAGTCGTGGATTACCTCGGTCTTTCGGACTTTCGTAATGCCGAAGAAGAAATCATTTCCACCCTCGGCGTTGTAAGAACAGTCGTTTCCACCGGGGGAAGCGTTGTGTATGGCGAGCGGGCAATGGAAAGGCTGAAAAGCCTCGGACCTGTTGTCTATCTGCGCATGGGATGTGAAACCTGCCTTGAGCGGGTCGGTAACGGTGACGGCAGGGGACTGGCTATAAGGCCCGATCAAAGCGTTGAAAGTCTCTATAATGAACGAGTTCCGCTTTACGAACGCTACGCTGATTTTGCAGTTGATACAGATAAATTTTCATCTGCTGAATGTACTGAGAAAATTTCTCAGTGGTTGAAATCAATACAAGAATAAAAAGTAAGCTAAGGTTTAATAATTCATGAAAAAAAGTACCAGACAAGCAGTTTTCCGTAAGCTTGATTCCCTCTATGAACGTATGGCATCCGTTTATGCAGATACTTCCGCGCGCATAGGGCTGTCGTGTGAAAATTGTGAAGAAAACTGCTGTACCAGCTATTTTCAGCACCACACATATGTTGAGTGGCTGTATTTATGGCAGGGGTTAAATAAGCTTACTGAAGAAAAAAGAAATGAGTATGTAAGGCGGGCTGAAGATTATGTGCGTGGAGCTCGAGCTATGCTTGCAAACGGTGTGCGCCCTAAAATTATGTGCCCGTTAAATGATGACGGTCTTTGCGGTGCGTACAAGCACAGGCTTATGATCTGTCGCATGCATGGAGTTGTGAACACTTTGCTCCAGCCTAACGGCAAGCAGCATGCTTTCCCCGGGTGTTTCAAGTGTCAGGCTCTTACAGAAAATATGGAGAACGTACCTGTGCTGGACAGGACCCCGCTTTACAGAGATTTAGTCGGGTTGGAAATGGCTTTGCTCGGCAACAAGATTAAGACCATGCCCAAAGTCGATCTCACTCTTGCTGAAATGATTCTCATGGGCCCTCCTGATCTGAATAAGAAGTAAGATAGAGAGCCGCGCGACTGTGCTGTTTCAGAATTTCTGTGCTGTAGCCTGTAGAAAGCCTATGAAATCTTCCATGCCCAGTTTGCGGCATTTTATATAACGTATGGCATATTCTCTGAAAGTCAGGTCTGTTCCGTATACATGGTAACGCGTGTCCGGACCGCAGAATTCTAAACCAAGATATTCGGCAATTTGCGGATGGATAGGCTGTTCAAAATCCGGGAACGGTTCTGGAAACGATTCTGTCTGCGCGGTTGTAAGTTTGTTTATATTCAACTCGGATAAGATTGCGTTCGCTGTATTTGTCAGCAGTTCTTTTCCGGGATGATTGATCGTGTTGAAAAGCTTACGCTGTTTGTAGTTTGCAAGAATGTAATCGACGTATTTTGCAGAGCAGAAATTTTCTTTCTGTCTTTCTATTTTTTCAGATTCAGCAATTATCGATTTAAAATCGTAGATATTTGTCAGCTTGGCATTCATAAAAAGGTGCAGAATCTGGGACTCGTCAAGATCTCTTTCAAATAGAGATTCCAGAAAAGTGTCAGGGTAGTCGAATCCTTTTTTTCGAGACCATAGCGGCCAGTAATGGATGAAAAGCATACTCGGAAAAGCGATGGTTTTGCACTCAGTGTTCAGCTTGGAACTAAGTGTTGCCGAGGACAGTTCTCCCCAACCTTCTGCAAGATGCTGGTACAGAAAAAGGTCGCACTTCGCGAGAAGTTCACCAGGTATCGGCTCTCGTATATAGTTGGTGAAACGGTGAATGTCATAACTTACCTTAAATTCAGGACTTAAACTTAAAAGATCCTCAATTGGTTCACCTTGGCAGTTCGCCTGTAATATGCAAATTCTCTTTTTCATTATGAAGTGCAGATTAGCATAATCCATTATGGTAGCACAATAAATAGAAGTTCCTTTCGGGAATAGCCCGGTCGATGATTTTTATAACTAAGCCCGCGGGCATCAAAGATAATTATTTAAGGTAAAATTATATGAAAAGTTACTCCAGAGCCGATTTAGAAGCAGTTATTTCAAGTGTGGCAGAAGTTGATGCCGCGCTTGAAAAACATGCGCGCGCTCATCTGGATAATTTGACCAAGCCCATAGGCAGCCTCGGCCGTCTGGAAGACCTTGCGGTAAAAATGTATATGGCTTCCGGTGGTCATGCTCCCAAGTCTGATCCGGCCCGTATATATGCCATTGCCGGAGATCACGGTGTTAATGCTGAAAACGTCAGCTTTTTCTCGCAGGAAGTAACCCGCCAGATGGTTGAGAATTTTCTTCGCGGCGGGGCAGGTATCAACGTTCTTGCAAATACTTCCGGCGTACAGCTTGTGGTGGTTGATGCTGGATGCGCAGGCGGACCTTTTCCGGATCATCCTAATTTGATACAGCGTAAAATCAATTGCGGCACAGAAAATATTTCTAAAGGTCCGGCTATGACTGAGGAAGATTGCTTAAAGGCTATCTTTCTTGGTATTGATCTGGCAGACGAAGCATACAGTGACGGGATTAAAACTCTTGGAACCGGTGAAATGGGAGTTTCAAACACAACCCCTTCAACAGCTTTGTATTGCGCTTTTTACGGGCTTGAGCCTAAATTTGTTACAGGACCGGGCGGTGGAATTGATGCCGAGGGTGTAGTCAGAAAAATAGGGGTTGTGTGTAATTCTCTTATTGCAAATAAGGATGCCGTCAAAACCGGAGACCCTCTTGCTATTCTGACAGCTTTAGGCGGGTATGAAATTGCCGCTCTGGCCGGGCTTATCATCGGCGGCGCAAAGAACAGGCAGATGATTTGTATTGACGGCTTTATTTCAACCGCTGCTTACGCTGCCGCGTGCAAGCTCTGTCCAGCTGTCAGCGGATATTCTGTTTTGAGCCACGCTTCAGCAGAGCCAGGATATGCCGGGGTTGTGAAAGAACTCGGCAGAAGACCTTTATTGCACCTTGATATGCGTCTGGGTGAAGGGTCCGGAGCCGCTTTGAGTATGTTTATGCTTCGGGCAGCTGCGAATATTTATAATGATATGGCAACATTTGATGATGCCGGAGTTGATTCCGGTAACTGATTTCTACTTAAAGGAGAATGACTATGTCCGCTTGGGAACTGGTCAAGTCTGTTAAAGCCGCGGGTTGAGCCGCCAAGATTGCTCCGGGGGACCTGGCGCAAGTGCTTGAAGGGTTAGCCGTGGAAGACGAACGTCTGCTGACCGGACTGGGGGGGAATGAAGATTCCGCCATAGTGTCTTTTCCTGCGGGCAAAGCCCTTGTTCAGACTTTGGATTTTTTTACGCCCATTGTTAATAATCCTTATTGGTTCGGGCAGATTGCTGCTGCTAATTCTCTGTCTGATGTTTATGCCATGGGCGGTGAGCCTTGGACTGTTATGAATATAGTTTGCTATCCCATGAAAAAAATGGGTGG from Desulfovibrio gilichinskyi carries:
- a CDS encoding heavy metal translocating P-type ATPase; its protein translation is MNTLFEIKGMTCSACSSRLERVINNVEGVKHASVNLATESLAVDFDKKAVSTAEIIKMVENAGFEATEKIAGTEILLPISGMTCSACSSRLERVLNNTDGVIKAGVSLPGETATIKFNSAIISLRDIRQTIKDIGFEAGEIESAQDAHKNFEARREDNAAKLALMKKKLIYALAFTIPLLIITMGHMVGMGLPSVINPHDSPLGFALVQLFLTLPVIWFGKDFYIHGIPNILRGAPNMDSLIAVGTSAAFVYSFWNLVEIAIGVDPMVKAMDLYFESAATIITLILLGKFQEGRAKSRTSEAIEKLMDLTPAMAILLENNKQVSTPIEEIGPGDNILIRPGDRVGADGTVYEGRSELDESMLTGESMPVSKTVGDSVAGGTVNTGGGALKVRVKNVGENTVLSRIIKLVQEAQGSKAPISSLADTVSFYFVPSVMAIAVLSGLSWYVFSDEPFSFALRIFISVMVIACPCAMGLATPTAIMVGTGRGAQLGVLVKSGEALETAGKINTMIFDKTGTLTYGQPELVDTFLADGQNGEELLSLAASAEQQSEHPLAKAVLRAAEKQEVSLPETTSFTGVAGLGIATETGGHSMLLGNKEYLSRNFVTGLDAKNATEAASRFESAGQSPLYIAIDGKLAAIMAIADKIKKEAPATIKKLHDLGVKTVMLTGDNEKVARTIAKSAGIDEVVAQVMPDRKAEVVNREKAQGRKVAMVGDGINDAPALASADLGIAMGTGIDVAIESGDIVLMKGDLTGVLTALALSRATVKNIKQNLFWAFAFNVLGIPVAAGLLYIFGGPTLSPMFAAAAMSLSSVTVVTNALRLKFFTV
- the pyrR gene encoding bifunctional pyr operon transcriptional regulator/uracil phosphoribosyltransferase PyrR translates to MQKQKIVLSEIDMSRTLDRLASEVTERRGSSEKLAIIGIQRRGADLAQRLKDLLDNRLGREIPLGKLDINLYRDDWTNLSRQPSLNHTEIPFDIEGSSIILVDDVLFSGRTIRAALEAVLDFGRPRRVELLVLIDRGHRELPIRADYVGKEVRTGEDEHVNVLVKERDDEDKVVLILPE
- the thrB gene encoding homoserine kinase; this encodes MSDRELVFSDECAVSLIGMAGAGKSTIAPLLAARLDWEFIDTDLVVESFYGRPLQEVVDYLGLSDFRNAEEEIISTLGVVRTVVSTGGSVVYGERAMERLKSLGPVVYLRMGCETCLERVGNGDGRGLAIRPDQSVESLYNERVPLYERYADFAVDTDKFSSAECTEKISQWLKSIQE
- a CDS encoding WcbI family polysaccharide biosynthesis putative acetyltransferase — encoded protein: MKKRICILQANCQGEPIEDLLSLSPEFKVSYDIHRFTNYIREPIPGELLAKCDLFLYQHLAEGWGELSSATLSSKLNTECKTIAFPSMLFIHYWPLWSRKKGFDYPDTFLESLFERDLDESQILHLFMNAKLTNIYDFKSIIAESEKIERQKENFCSAKYVDYILANYKQRKLFNTINHPGKELLTNTANAILSELNINKLTTAQTESFPEPFPDFEQPIHPQIAEYLGLEFCGPDTRYHVYGTDLTFREYAIRYIKCRKLGMEDFIGFLQATAQKF
- the cobT gene encoding nicotinate-nucleotide--dimethylbenzimidazole phosphoribosyltransferase, translating into MKSYSRADLEAVISSVAEVDAALEKHARAHLDNLTKPIGSLGRLEDLAVKMYMASGGHAPKSDPARIYAIAGDHGVNAENVSFFSQEVTRQMVENFLRGGAGINVLANTSGVQLVVVDAGCAGGPFPDHPNLIQRKINCGTENISKGPAMTEEDCLKAIFLGIDLADEAYSDGIKTLGTGEMGVSNTTPSTALYCAFYGLEPKFVTGPGGGIDAEGVVRKIGVVCNSLIANKDAVKTGDPLAILTALGGYEIAALAGLIIGGAKNRQMICIDGFISTAAYAAACKLCPAVSGYSVLSHASAEPGYAGVVKELGRRPLLHLDMRLGEGSGAALSMFMLRAAANIYNDMATFDDAGVDSGN